In Gracilibacillus salitolerans, the sequence ATAACCCATTTCAAATTGAGTAAAACCTTTTTGATATAGATAGAGGGTGTAGAATAACGTTGAGTTAATCGGTCCACCCGTACCTTCACTAATAATAAATGCTGAGGTAAACACTTGAATCGATTTAATTAGTTCAATAACTAAGTTAAAGAAAATTACCGGTGATAATAGCGGCAATGTAACCCGAAAGAATACCTGAGGTTTAGTTCCACCGTCAACGGCCGCTGCTTCATACAGTTCTTTCGGAATTTGTTTTAAACCTGCTAGGAAGATAACCATGGAAGCACCAAATTGCCATGTCGCTAAAATAATGATTGTGCCTAAGGCGTAGTCAGGATGTGAAATCCATCCTTGTCCCTGAATGTTAAAAAACGATAACACCTGATTGACTAACCCGTCAATTTCAAATAAGTTTTTCCATAAAATCGCGATTGCTACACTTCCACCAAGTAACGAAGGCAAGTAGTATGTCGTACGGTAGAAGCCAATTCCGGCCATTTTTTTGTTTAATAACACTGCTACTAATAAAGCGGCAATCAACTGCGTTGGTACAGCTATAAACACGAAGGTTGAAGTAACCTTTGCGGAAGCAATCCATCGATCATCTTGAAACATTTCCTGAAAGTTCGCCAGTCCAATCCACTCTGGTGTATTCAATAAGTCAAAGCGGGTAAAGGATAAATACAACGAGCTGATCATCGGTCCTAATACTAATCCTAAAAAGCCAATTAACCATGGTAACAGAAATACATAGGCGGCAATATATTGCTTACGTTTTCCCTTTGATATTTTCGATTTTTTCTTTATAGTTGTTGTTGCTAAAGCTTCTGAACTTTTCAATTGTCACCCCTCCTAATTTTGCTGATATTGAAGTCTTCATCTCAGCAAACCAACAGCAGCTGCTTTCCTGAAATTAGGGATAAACTAAGACTTCAAATGGTAGATGGATGGAACAAAGTGACTCCTAGGAGTCACTTTGTTATCCAGCTATTTATCACGGACGTTAACTTCTAGATAAGTTTCACTTTACTCTTCATCTTCATTTTCGTACTTTTCGATATTGGACAGTAACTCTTCGTAATAATCTTCTGCAGCTTCATCTACTGATTTTTGATCGTAGTAGATAATTTGTTCTGTCTCGGTGAATAACTGTGTATTTTCGTTGTAACCAGGTAAGTTAGGAATAAATGGTGCATCTGAAGTTTCACTTACTAAAGCAATATAAGAATATACTGCTTCATCTAATTCACTTGCCTGATCAATTAAGTTTTCACGTACATCAGCATTAACCGGTGCACCACGATCATTACCTAATATTTCAGTCGCTTCGACGTTATTCACGAAGAAATCCATAAACTTAGCAGCTTCTTCTGGATGCTCTGTATCCTTATATGCTGCAAAATACTGACTCGGTCTCAAAGAAACCCCATTTTTACTAGTGTCAGAATTAGCAGGGTAAGGATATAATTCAAACTCATCCTCTGTCGCACCAGTGTAAGCACCTAACTGATTACTTGCGATAGATTCAATCGCTACATCGCGTTGAACAATTAAGGATTGCTCAGGTGTTTGAGATGCAGATACCTGAACCTCTGGAATAGCAGCTCCCTCACTTTCACGGAGCTCTTTCCATAAATTAAACCACTCTTTAACATCCTCTTGATCAAAACCAATCTCACCATCTAAATAAGTAAATTTGTCTGTTTGTGCTAAAAATACACCGAAACCATCTTCTCCAAAATCACCTGTACCATATGTTCCATCCAGGTTCTCTGTTAATTGTGGTGTTAACTCTTTAAAATCTTCCCAAGTCCACTCTTTACTTGGCATGGAAACCCCGGCTTCTTCAAAAGCTGTTTTATTTAATAATAACCCCCATGCTGTTGTACCAAGTGTTACTCCATATAATTGATCATCAAATGTTGCAGAATCTAACATACTTTCATCATGTAAGCTTGTATCTATTTCATTTCCTACATAATCATCTAATGGTAAAATAACATCTCGTGCAACAAAGTCATTTAAGTTACCGCCAAATTGAATAACATCTGGTGCATTTCCAGCAGCCAATTGTGTATTTAATTTGTCAAAATAACCATCAAAACCGGAATACTCCGCCTCAATCGTTATATGAGGATTCTGCTCCTCGTACATTTCAATTACTTGTAATGTACGGTCATGTCGCTCCTGACCACCCCACCACGCTACTCGTAAAGTGACCTCTTCATTACCTGACGCTTCTTCACTTTCTGTATCATTACTTTCTGTTTCAGTTGTGTCTTCAGATCCTGCTGTATCTTCTTCATTTTCATTAGCAGAATCTGAGCTACAGGCAACAACCAAAGCAGTCAAAAATGCTAAAACTAAAAATAAATACCATTTCTTCATTACTAATAACCCCTTTCTTAATAAGTTAATTTTATTTTAAATTGTAAACCTATACAAAGGAATAAAGAAAAGTAAGGGCTTACATAAAAATTCTTAGGTACTTTGACAAATTGGATAATTTTGGGATTGGAGGCGCATGGCCACTGTGGCAATGGTGACAAGGAAAATACATTTCCCCTTAAAATTCATAAACATTTGTAAGGTGCACATATTATAAAGGAAACTTCCATCATTGGGAGTTTTCTTCATCATCGTGACAAATAAGTACAAAGGAGTTGAATATTATGCCAAAGAAGAAATATAACCTTAAAAATATAAGAGCAAATACAGAACGTAATTTCCTAGCAACTAATACAACGCTGCCACAACATAAAAGTAAATTAAAATAAGAAAAGCATCTAAAAAGAGAAGACCATCGACCTAGTCTTCTCTTTCATTTCTCATAATCTCATTTAGTTTTTCAAGATAAAGCGAGTGGTCAAAAGGTATGTCCATTTCTTTTTGTAGCCAATCTGATAAGTAGATTGCATTAATCAGTTCTACATTACGTTCGCCATCTTCTCTGGTGGCATATAATGGGATATTTTTTGTAATGTTTTCCGTAAAATTTTCCATAATATTTACATATGGATTTTGTCCGACGTCTTGAAACTCGAGGAACTTTTCTTGATAAAGAGGGGCATTTTCCTCGATAGCCTTAAACTCAGATATATCTAATTCCTTACTCCACAACTGTTCTTCTTGATCGAACACCTTTATATTCATGGAATCTCCGTTTTCAATAACGATTTTGCCTTTATCCCCGAGAATCTCAAGCCGGTCTGCTCCGAAAAAGTCATGAGTACGAGTAGTGAAAACACCGGACATGCCGTTAGCATAACGAAGAACAGTGGTTACGTCATCATCAACGGTAATGTCTCGTTGCGACCCATACTTAAGGTGAGCATAAACTTTTTGGGGCATTCCAAATAACCAAGCTATTAAATCGATATGGTGAGATGCTTGATTGATTAGTATACCGCCACCTTCTCCATTCCAAGTAGCACGCCAATCATTCTGTTCGTAATAAGCCTGAGGACGCCAGGTTTTAGTCGCTGTCCATTGCCAGTTTCTTATCTTTCCGATACGATTATTTGACAATAAACCCTTCAGTTTTTGATACCGCCGGCTTTGTCCGTTGATTAAAAATGATCCCAAAGCACAAGTCGGATTTTTGTTCTGCTATTTGTCGCAATGGTTCAAGCTCTTTTGTATGTACACTTAGTGGCTTTTCCGCCAACACATGCTTATTTCGGGAAAGTGCTTCGATCGCAACAGCAACATGCTGAAAATGCGGGACACAAATGATAACAGCATCTACTAAGGATTCATTTAGTAAATCTCGATAATCGTGATAGAATAGCACATCTTTAAAACGCTCCTGCACATAGTCCCGTTTCTCCGTGCTGCGGGAACTGACTGCTGTTAATTGCATCCCTTTAACCTGTCGATCATAAATAAGTGATGCATATTTCGAGCCTTGTAGTCCGAGTCCAACAATTCCTACTTTGATTGGCAAAACTTGTACCTCCTTTAACGAAATGGCTTAAGCACTACTTCTTATCGA encodes:
- a CDS encoding carbohydrate ABC transporter permease; the protein is MKKKSKISKGKRKQYIAAYVFLLPWLIGFLGLVLGPMISSLYLSFTRFDLLNTPEWIGLANFQEMFQDDRWIASAKVTSTFVFIAVPTQLIAALLVAVLLNKKMAGIGFYRTTYYLPSLLGGSVAIAILWKNLFEIDGLVNQVLSFFNIQGQGWISHPDYALGTIIILATWQFGASMVIFLAGLKQIPKELYEAAAVDGGTKPQVFFRVTLPLLSPVIFFNLVIELIKSIQVFTSAFIISEGTGGPINSTLFYTLYLYQKGFTQFEMGYASAMAWILVFVLGVMTLIIFFSSKYWVHYEDGGKL
- a CDS encoding ABC transporter substrate-binding protein; this encodes MKKWYLFLVLAFLTALVVACSSDSANENEEDTAGSEDTTETESNDTESEEASGNEEVTLRVAWWGGQERHDRTLQVIEMYEEQNPHITIEAEYSGFDGYFDKLNTQLAAGNAPDVIQFGGNLNDFVARDVILPLDDYVGNEIDTSLHDESMLDSATFDDQLYGVTLGTTAWGLLLNKTAFEEAGVSMPSKEWTWEDFKELTPQLTENLDGTYGTGDFGEDGFGVFLAQTDKFTYLDGEIGFDQEDVKEWFNLWKELRESEGAAIPEVQVSASQTPEQSLIVQRDVAIESIASNQLGAYTGATEDEFELYPYPANSDTSKNGVSLRPSQYFAAYKDTEHPEEAAKFMDFFVNNVEATEILGNDRGAPVNADVRENLIDQASELDEAVYSYIALVSETSDAPFIPNLPGYNENTQLFTETEQIIYYDQKSVDEAAEDYYEELLSNIEKYENEDEE
- a CDS encoding Gfo/Idh/MocA family protein, which translates into the protein MSNNRIGKIRNWQWTATKTWRPQAYYEQNDWRATWNGEGGGILINQASHHIDLIAWLFGMPQKVYAHLKYGSQRDITVDDDVTTVLRYANGMSGVFTTRTHDFFGADRLEILGDKGKIVIENGDSMNIKVFDQEEQLWSKELDISEFKAIEENAPLYQEKFLEFQDVGQNPYVNIMENFTENITKNIPLYATREDGERNVELINAIYLSDWLQKEMDIPFDHSLYLEKLNEIMRNERED
- a CDS encoding Gfo/Idh/MocA family protein gives rise to the protein MPIKVGIVGLGLQGSKYASLIYDRQVKGMQLTAVSSRSTEKRDYVQERFKDVLFYHDYRDLLNESLVDAVIICVPHFQHVAVAIEALSRNKHVLAEKPLSVHTKELEPLRQIAEQKSDLCFGIIFNQRTKPAVSKTEGFIVK